From the Mycobacterium sp. DL592 genome, the window TCGGTATCGATCCGCCCGCCTCGGGGCTGCCCGCGCCTACGCACTGAACAAGAAAGCCCCGGCCATTGGCCGGGGCTTTCTCGAAGTGGAGCTAAGGGGATTCGAACCCCTGACCCCCACACTGCCAGTGTGGTGCGCTACCAACTGCGCCATAGCCCCGTCGTGCCCATCGAAGTTACACCACCGGCACGTGCCCCTCAAAATCGCTGGTCAGAGCAGGCAAGAACCGGCGATACGCGTCGGGACCGCATCCAGACTGAACTCACGCATACCGCCCCTCGCACTTTTGATGCGTGCGTGCAATCTCGGCGCAGGACGCATCACTACGGCAGCTCGCCGGCCGCCTCGGGACCCAGCGGACGGGCCGGTGTGTGCTCCAGCGGCGGGCTGTCGCGGGTTTCCGGCGCGAATGCCCACCCGATGGACGCCAGCACCAGGATCGCCCCGCTCACCGCGAACGCCCAGCTGAACGACAGGTGCTGGGCGATTAGGCCGACACCCAGCGAGCCGATGATCGACCCGAGGTCCGACATCATCTGGAATGTGGCCACCGCCGTCCCGCCGCGGGCCTTGCTGCCGATAATGTCAGCCACCGCGGCCTGCTGCGGCGAAGTGAACATACCGGTGGCCGCCCCGGCGATGACCGCCCCGGCCAGGAACACCGGCAGCGACGAGGACAACCCCACCACTGCCGTCGACACCCCGGCCAACCCGAGCCCCACAATCAGCAGCGGCCGGCGCCCGGTGCGATCCGACAGCCGCCCCGAGGGAATCACGGCCGCCACGTTGCCGATCGCGAACGTCGCCAGCGCCGCGCCTGCCCACCCGGGCCCACGGTGGAACACCTCGGTGACGAACAGCGGCACCAGTGCGACCCGTAGCCCGAACGCCGACCAGCCGGTGGCCAGATTCGACAGCAGCGCCGCCCGGTACGCCCGGTGCCGCAGCGCCACCCCGACCGTCACGGTCAGCTCGTCGGCAGGCGCCACGGCCGCCAGCGAGGAATGCCGCAGGCTGATGAACACCACCGCCGCCGCGACCAGCAGTGCGGCGCCGTAGATGACGAACGGCGCCGACAACCCCAGCCCCGCGGTCAGGCTGCCCACGACAGGTCCGGCGACCGACCCCACCAGAAACGCACTGGAGAACATGCCGGCCACCCGGCCGCGCGCATTGTGCGGGCTGATCCGGATCATCAAACCCAGCGCGGAGACGAAGAACATCGTCGATCCGACGCCGCCGAGCCCTCGGAATAGCAGCAGCTGCCAATAGGTGTGGGCGAACGCGCAGGCCGCCGTGGACAAGGCCACGATCAGCAGGCCGCTGACATAGACGCGCCGCTCGCCCAGCTTCTGCACCAGCAGGCCGGAGGCCGGGGCGAAGATCAGCCGCATCACCGCGAAGGCGGTGATGACGAACGTCGCCGCACTGAGGCTCACCCCGAAGTGGCGCGCGTACTGGGGCAGCACCGGCGCCACCACGCCGTAGCCCAAGGCGATGACCGCGTTGGACGCGATCAGAACCCAGACCTCCCGAGGCAGACTGGCCTGCGCCTCTTCCGAGGGACAGTCACCCTCCGCGACGGAACTCACGAGAATGACTGTAATGAGTGGGGGTCATGCGCTGCGCTTGACCTGCACCGGCGCCGCGATTGCCCAGCCGCGGCCGCGAATCGGGTGCAGGTCGCCGATCACGGACTGAGGGCAGACCGCCGCGGTGCCTGCTACTTCGTACTGCGTGCTGATACCCCATTGGCCGTCGAATTGCGTGTCGCTGCTGCCGCTTTGGTGACGCGGGTGGAGGCTGGCTTCACAGCGGAGGCCCCACCGACGACCACGTGGTTGATGTTGAAGCCGGGGCCGACCTTGGAAATGTTTGCATGGGCTTCGTTGATCGAACCCGCCAAAGCCAGCGGACCACCGCCGGCGTCAACGGTGGTCGATGCGCCATTGATGGCGAAGGCGGCGTTCAATACGCCATCGTGCGATTGAACGACGTTGTCCGTCCCGCCAACATTCGCGGCGACGCTCATTACGCCGAACGCGTTCACCCGGTGGCTGATCACCGACGTCGCGTAGCCGAACAGGTTGACGGCGACGTCGCCGACCCCCTGAGCAAGGACTGACTGGTAGTGAGCGGGCCCGTCACCCGGGGTGATGCCGATTGAGACATTGAACAGTCCCCCCGTCTGAGAGTCGCCTGACCCGACCTGGGCGGCTACCTCGAAAACGCCGGCATCATTGGCTATCGCATTCGTTCCGAAGGCGGTACCGATGTCGAATGAACCGACTCCGGACCCTGCGCCGTTGCCGACTGCCAAGGCGACGCTGAAGTAACCGGCCGATGCCGTCGCACCCGGTCCGACGGCGATGGCCACCCCGAATAGCGTGCTGCTGCAGTCCGGTCCGGTACTCAGGCCCCAGAACGAGGCACACGAAGCGTGGGCCGCTGGCGCCGACCCCAACCCGGCGGCGGCGAAAACCCCTGCGGTGACGGCGCCGATCGTGAGTGCGCTGGTGAACTTCGTCTTGGTGATGGTGTGAGTGCCCACGGGTTCTCCCTACAACGGGGTCGTGGGCCAGAATTTACGCCTCCGCAGACATCGCAAAACGAAGAACTGCGAACTGTTCACACCTTGACGAACGTGTGCCGTTTCTTTCCGAGCGTGTCCCTTCTGGAGTATTCCTGGAACGTAAGAGGCGGCAATACTTCAGCCGGGGTGGGCGATGGCGATGTGCAGACGACTGACAGTGGTCGCGGTGTGGTGGATTGTCGCGCTGGCGGCCGCACCCGTGTGCACCGCCGAACCGGTGTGGCCGGTCGCCGGCGCCGAATCGGCCGCCAAGACGATCAAGGAACTCGAGGATCAGGGTTATACCGTCGCGATGAATCTGGTGGCCGGTGATCGCTCCGTCTCACTGTCGCGGTGCTCGGTAACCGCCATCAACAACCCGGACCGTTCGCCGGATCCCGCACCCACGACGTCGACGACCGTGTACGTCGACGTCTCATGCCCATCGCATGACAGCGGGGATTGGGACCTTGGCATCGGCCTGGGCTTCTGAGGCTACGAGATCACCGCATTCACCACTTCGCGAGCCGCTTGCTGCACCTCCGCCAGGTGCTCGGGGCCCTTGAACGACTCGGCGTAGATCTTGTAGACGTCCTCGGTGCCTGACGGGCGGGCGGCGAACCAGCCGTCGGCCGTGGTCACCTTCAACCCGCCCAGCGCGGCCCCGTTACCGGGCGCGGTCGTCAGCTTGGCGGTGATCGGCTCACCGGCCAACTCGGTGGCGCTGACCTGCTCCGCGGACAGCTTGGCCAGCCGCGCCTTCTGCTCCCGGTTGGCCGGGGCATCCACCCGCGCATAGACCGGCGCCCCGTACTTGTCGGCCAGCTCGGCGTACCGCTGCGACGGCGAGACTCCGGTGACAGCCTGGATCTCCGAAGCCAGCAACGCCAGGATGATGCCGTCCTTGTCGGTGGTCCACACCGAGCCGTCGCGGCGCAGGAATGACGCGCCCGCAGACTCCTCACCGCCGAAACCGATTGTGCCGCTGATCAACCCGTCGACGAACCACTTGAAACCGACCGGCACTTCGATCAGCTTACGGCCCAGCCCGGCCACCACCCGGTCGATGATCGACGAACTGACGGCGGTCTTGCCCACCGCCACGGTGTCCGGCCAGTCCGGCCGGTGCGAGTACAGGTAGTCGATCGCCACGGCCAGATAGTGGTTGGGGTTCATCAGGCCGCCGTCGGGGGTGACGATGCCGTGGCGGTCGGAGTCGGCGTCGTTCCCGGTGGCGATCTGGTAGGCGTCGCGGTTGGCGATCAGTGAGGCCATCGCATTGGGCGAGCTGCAGTCCATCCGGATCTTGCCGTCGGTGTCCAGCGTCATGAACCGCCAGGTGGCGTCGACCAGCGGGTTGACCACGGTGAGGTTCAGGTCGTGGCGTTCGGCGATCGCCGCCCAGTAGTCGACGCTGGCCCCGCCCAGCGGGTCGGCGCCGATGCGGATGCCTTCGGCGCGGATCGCGTGGATGTCGACGACGTTGGGCAGATCGGAGATATAGGCATCCATATAGTCGTGGCGCTGGGTGGACTGCAGCGCCCGCGCCAGCGGAACCCTCCTCACCTCGGCCAGGCCGCCTCGCAGAATCTCGTTGGCGCGCTTGGCGATTGCCCCGGTGGCATCGGTGTCGGCCGGGCCACCGTTGGGTGGGTTGTACTTGAACCCGCCGTCACGCGGCGGGTTGTGCGACGGGGTGACGACGATCCCGTCGGCCAGATCGGTGCTGCGGCCGCGGTTGTAGGCCAGGATCGCGTGACTGACAGCCGGGGTCGGCGTATAGCGGTCGGCCGAATCGATGAGCGCCACAACGTCATTGGCGGCCAGTACCTCCAGCGCAGAAACCCACGCCGGTTCGGACAGTCCGTGGGTGTCGCGGCCGATGAACAGCGGCCCGGTGGTCCCCTGCCCAGCTCGGTACTCCACAATCGCTTGCGTGGTGGCCAGGATGTGCGCCTCGTTGAACGCCCCGTCGAGACTGGAGCCGCGATGCCCCGAGGTGCCGAACACGACCTGCTGGTCGACGTTGTCGGGATCGGGCTGCACCGTGTAGTACGCGGTCACCAGGTGGGGCAGATCGACGAGGTCTTCGGGAAGCGCCGGCTTACCGGCGCGGGGGTTAGCCGCCATGGGACCCAATTCTGCCCGCCACGGGCGATACTGGCTCGCGGATTCACTGACGGTTAAGGGGGTAGCCCTTGTTCGGCCATGACAACCGCGAATTGGCGGCCGTATTCGCCGGCGGCGCCATCGGAACCGCCGCGCGCGCCGCGCTGGCGACGCTGGCCGTCCCCGACCCCGCGCGCTGGCCGTGGCCGACCTTCGTCGTCAACATCATCGGCGCGTTCCTGCTCGGCTACTTCACCACCCGTCTGCTCGAGCGGCTGCCGATGTCGAGCTACCGCCGCCCCTTGCTGGGCACCGGCCTGTGCGGCGGGTTGACGACGTTCTCCACCATGCAGGTCGAGACGGTGCGGATGATCGAACACCACCACTACGGCCTGGCGGTCGGCTACACGGTAGCCAGCATCGCCGCGGGACTGGTGGCGGTCTACGTGGCGACGGCGATGGTGCGCCGGGTCAGGATCCGCGCGTGAACGTGGCGGTGTGGGCCGGTGTGCTGGTCATCGGGGGCCTGGGGTCGGTGGCCCGGTTCATGGTCGACCGTGCGGTGGCCCGCCGGGCCGCCAGGTCGTTTCCGTTCGGCACGCTGACCGTCAACATCTCCGGGGCGGTGCTGCTCGGTTTCATCACCGGGCTGACCCTGAGTCACCAGGCCGCCCTGCTGGCTGGCACCGCGTTCGTCGGCGCCTACACCACCTTCTCCACCTGGATGCTGGAAACCCAACGCCTCACCGAGGAACGCCAGATCAAGCCGGCCATCGCCAACCTGGTGGTCAGCGTGGCGCTCGGCCTGCCCGCCGCGATGCTCGGCCAGTGGATAGCGAGCCTGATATGAGCGACACCTACCTCAAGTTGACCACCTACTTCGGGGAACGCCAGCGCGCCGGGTCACGCTTCCTGGCCGAAGCAATCCTCGACACCTACGCCGAGCACGAGGTCGCCGCCAGCGTGCTGCTGCGCGGCATCGCCAGCTTCGGGCCGCGCCACATCATCCGAAGCGACCAGTCGTTGACGCTGTCGGAGGATCCGCCGGTCGCTATCGCCGCCGTCGACTCCGAAGCAGTGATCGGTGCGCTGGTGAGCGACGTCGTGGCGATGACCCCGCGCGGCCTGATCACCCTGGAACGGGCCCGGCTGCTGGACAAAGATCTCGCGGGTGCTCCGCTGCCCGACGGTGATGCCGTCAAACTCACCCTCTACGTCGGCCGCAGGCGGCGGGTGAACGGCCTGCCTGCCTACTACGCGGTGTGCGACCTTCTGCACCGCCACGGATTCGCCGGCGCATCGGTGTTCCTCGGCGTCGACGGCACCGTGCACGGGCAGCGGCGCCGCGCCCACTTCTTCAGCCGCAACACCGACGTTCCGGTGATGATCATCGCCGTCGGCACCTCCGCCCAGGTGCAGCAGGTCCTGCCCGGCCTGGAGGCAGTGCTCTACCAGCCGCTGGTTACCGTCGAGCGCGTCCAGGTGTGCAAACGCGACGGACAGTTGCTCGCCCGGCCGCCGGCCTTACCTGCCGTCGACGCCCATGGCCGCGAGCTGCGCCAGAAGCTGATGATCTACACCTCCGAATCGACCCACTACGACGGCGCACCCGTCCACCGCGCCCTGGTGCGCAAGCTGTGGGAGTCCGAAACCGTCAGCGGCGCAACGGTATTACGCGGCATCTGGGGCTTTCACGGCGACCACAAGCCGCACGGCGACAAGCTGATCCAGTACGGCCGCCAGGTGCCGGTGACCACCATCGTCGTCGACACCCCCGAGGTGATCGCCGGGTGTTTCGACCTGATCAACGAGGTGACGGGCAGCCACGGCCTGGTCACCAGCGAGATGGTGCCCGCGTTGCTGATGCTCGACGGCGACCGGCGCAGCGGCGCCACCGACCTGGCCGACTATCGCTACTAGCTGTCGGCGAGCACGGTCAGCAGGATCGCC encodes:
- a CDS encoding MFS transporter yields the protein MSSVAEGDCPSEEAQASLPREVWVLIASNAVIALGYGVVAPVLPQYARHFGVSLSAATFVITAFAVMRLIFAPASGLLVQKLGERRVYVSGLLIVALSTAACAFAHTYWQLLLFRGLGGVGSTMFFVSALGLMIRISPHNARGRVAGMFSSAFLVGSVAGPVVGSLTAGLGLSAPFVIYGAALLVAAAVVFISLRHSSLAAVAPADELTVTVGVALRHRAYRAALLSNLATGWSAFGLRVALVPLFVTEVFHRGPGWAGAALATFAIGNVAAVIPSGRLSDRTGRRPLLIVGLGLAGVSTAVVGLSSSLPVFLAGAVIAGAATGMFTSPQQAAVADIIGSKARGGTAVATFQMMSDLGSIIGSLGVGLIAQHLSFSWAFAVSGAILVLASIGWAFAPETRDSPPLEHTPARPLGPEAAGELP
- the pgm gene encoding phosphoglucomutase (alpha-D-glucose-1,6-bisphosphate-dependent), whose amino-acid sequence is MAANPRAGKPALPEDLVDLPHLVTAYYTVQPDPDNVDQQVVFGTSGHRGSSLDGAFNEAHILATTQAIVEYRAGQGTTGPLFIGRDTHGLSEPAWVSALEVLAANDVVALIDSADRYTPTPAVSHAILAYNRGRSTDLADGIVVTPSHNPPRDGGFKYNPPNGGPADTDATGAIAKRANEILRGGLAEVRRVPLARALQSTQRHDYMDAYISDLPNVVDIHAIRAEGIRIGADPLGGASVDYWAAIAERHDLNLTVVNPLVDATWRFMTLDTDGKIRMDCSSPNAMASLIANRDAYQIATGNDADSDRHGIVTPDGGLMNPNHYLAVAIDYLYSHRPDWPDTVAVGKTAVSSSIIDRVVAGLGRKLIEVPVGFKWFVDGLISGTIGFGGEESAGASFLRRDGSVWTTDKDGIILALLASEIQAVTGVSPSQRYAELADKYGAPVYARVDAPANREQKARLAKLSAEQVSATELAGEPITAKLTTAPGNGAALGGLKVTTADGWFAARPSGTEDVYKIYAESFKGPEHLAEVQQAAREVVNAVIS
- the crcB gene encoding fluoride efflux transporter CrcB; the encoded protein is MFGHDNRELAAVFAGGAIGTAARAALATLAVPDPARWPWPTFVVNIIGAFLLGYFTTRLLERLPMSSYRRPLLGTGLCGGLTTFSTMQVETVRMIEHHHYGLAVGYTVASIAAGLVAVYVATAMVRRVRIRA
- the crcB gene encoding fluoride efflux transporter CrcB — translated: MVDRAVARRAARSFPFGTLTVNISGAVLLGFITGLTLSHQAALLAGTAFVGAYTTFSTWMLETQRLTEERQIKPAIANLVVSVALGLPAAMLGQWIASLI
- a CDS encoding DUF190 domain-containing protein; the encoded protein is MSDTYLKLTTYFGERQRAGSRFLAEAILDTYAEHEVAASVLLRGIASFGPRHIIRSDQSLTLSEDPPVAIAAVDSEAVIGALVSDVVAMTPRGLITLERARLLDKDLAGAPLPDGDAVKLTLYVGRRRRVNGLPAYYAVCDLLHRHGFAGASVFLGVDGTVHGQRRRAHFFSRNTDVPVMIIAVGTSAQVQQVLPGLEAVLYQPLVTVERVQVCKRDGQLLARPPALPAVDAHGRELRQKLMIYTSESTHYDGAPVHRALVRKLWESETVSGATVLRGIWGFHGDHKPHGDKLIQYGRQVPVTTIVVDTPEVIAGCFDLINEVTGSHGLVTSEMVPALLMLDGDRRSGATDLADYRY